In Acinetobacter sp. WCHAc010034, a genomic segment contains:
- a CDS encoding P22 phage major capsid protein family protein, translated as MANTILTHQMIAREAAKMLEEEAPFIANINKGRQDEFGKDTQGYTKGDTVKIKIPTAGRVFSGAKFAEGNSASAVIEESVNLTLDTQKHVALQFGAKEKLLDLTDFKDRILRPQMQTLSSVVEADLISKGVVSVPNQVAMNLAGSNPSNALALARAKLNQYLAPAGERSAILSSTANVALSGEVSRMYNPTRVSEKAYLQGYVASAFGADLYEHQSIAVFNNGTAVAITVTGANQTGKSLVVTATTAGTLTKGTVFNIAGVNAVHPLTGQDLGVLQDFVVVEDATVGAGTAISIFPALNATAPNKTTSTLPANGAAIAVKSVNGFQNLEFHKDAFTAAFAPLPVLASCEGYTARLPSGISVRVMTFGDGNEDIERTRIDVLYGFQTVRPLHACRITQA; from the coding sequence CTGCAAAAATGCTGGAAGAAGAGGCGCCATTCATTGCGAATATCAACAAAGGCCGGCAAGATGAATTTGGCAAAGACACGCAGGGCTATACCAAAGGCGATACTGTAAAAATCAAAATTCCTACAGCTGGCCGTGTATTCTCTGGTGCAAAGTTTGCTGAAGGCAATAGTGCATCTGCAGTAATCGAAGAATCTGTAAATTTAACACTTGATACCCAAAAGCATGTGGCCTTGCAATTTGGTGCAAAAGAAAAACTGCTGGATCTAACCGACTTTAAAGACCGTATTTTGCGCCCGCAAATGCAAACACTTTCTTCAGTAGTTGAAGCTGATTTAATTTCAAAAGGCGTTGTTTCGGTGCCGAATCAAGTTGCAATGAATTTAGCAGGCAGTAACCCATCGAATGCATTAGCGCTAGCACGCGCTAAGTTGAATCAGTACTTGGCTCCTGCTGGTGAGCGTTCTGCGATTTTATCCAGCACAGCCAATGTCGCACTGAGCGGTGAAGTGTCGCGCATGTATAACCCAACACGCGTAAGCGAAAAAGCATATCTCCAGGGTTATGTAGCATCAGCTTTCGGTGCCGACCTATATGAGCATCAGTCTATTGCGGTATTTAATAATGGTACAGCGGTAGCTATTACGGTAACTGGTGCAAATCAAACTGGAAAATCGCTGGTGGTCACAGCCACAACGGCTGGCACACTAACCAAAGGCACAGTGTTTAATATTGCTGGCGTAAATGCAGTTCATCCGCTAACAGGTCAAGACTTGGGTGTGCTGCAGGATTTTGTTGTGGTTGAGGATGCAACGGTTGGAGCAGGCACCGCTATTTCTATTTTCCCGGCGTTGAATGCAACTGCACCAAATAAAACAACATCAACTCTACCTGCTAATGGTGCTGCAATTGCCGTTAAATCAGTGAATGGCTTTCAGAACCTTGAATTTCACAAAGATGCATTTACAGCGGCGTTCGCTCCATTGCCCGTACTGGCTTCATGTGAAGGCTATACAGCGCGTTTGCCGAGCGGCATCAGTGTCCGTGTGATGACGTTTGGTGACGGTAATGAAGACATTGAACGCACTCGTATCGATGTATTGTACGGCTTTCAGACAGTACGCCCATTACATGCATGCCGTATCACGCAAGCATAA